From Pseudoleptotrichia goodfellowii, a single genomic window includes:
- a CDS encoding O-antigen ligase family protein: MKKLYNTGYYVCLLFALSVFLSVKAQNVLGILLLLLFIISMFSKENREKLKLLTDKQIILGLTVFIVTPYIIALIDGGLKARIDMDDYIKFILFLPLVFFLDSEKKFWNFLKSLLTGGTLSLIITLFIFIKNYDEWAHPKGFVYPRVFFELDPQDFANIMCLLLLFLISFFLFYKFEKKEDNFKFKLLYFFIIVLNVFILLVNRSKMVYICLIPTVIYILYKKNKKYIAVFFIFCIGGFFLLPHTISDRLQYIVKVQKDPSSNLRLIFWDGAVSSIKESPLIGMKSEQRRDFVENYYKQKGVYDYVVANYEFVKTRNVLDTHNMYLQFLTYFGIIGFISLIFFFFFIIPKRLLSISFYKNREKNEKSSEYSKFIALEIALKASYACYLIQGLTEINLNNKSIILAFSVLIYILNFVIHKNFKMKLN, from the coding sequence TGTTTGTTTACTTTTTGCACTTTCAGTTTTTTTATCTGTAAAAGCACAAAATGTTTTAGGTATACTGCTTTTGCTCTTGTTTATCATTTCCATGTTTTCAAAAGAAAATAGAGAGAAATTAAAACTTCTGACAGATAAACAGATTATACTCGGTTTAACGGTTTTCATAGTGACCCCTTATATTATTGCTTTAATTGACGGAGGATTGAAAGCAAGAATCGATATGGACGATTATATAAAGTTTATATTATTTCTTCCTTTGGTATTTTTTCTAGACAGCGAAAAGAAATTTTGGAATTTCCTTAAAAGTCTTCTCACAGGCGGAACTCTTTCGTTAATAATTACTTTATTTATTTTTATTAAAAATTATGATGAATGGGCTCATCCTAAAGGTTTTGTTTATCCGAGAGTTTTCTTTGAGCTTGACCCTCAGGATTTTGCAAATATTATGTGCCTTCTTTTATTATTTCTTATTTCATTTTTTCTTTTTTACAAATTTGAAAAAAAAGAAGATAATTTTAAATTCAAGCTGCTTTATTTTTTCATAATAGTTTTAAATGTTTTTATTCTTCTTGTCAATCGTTCAAAAATGGTATATATATGCCTGATTCCTACTGTTATTTATATACTGTATAAGAAAAATAAAAAATATATAGCAGTTTTCTTTATATTCTGTATAGGCGGTTTCTTCTTACTGCCTCACACTATATCCGACAGACTTCAATATATAGTAAAAGTTCAAAAAGATCCTTCAAGTAATCTAAGACTTATTTTCTGGGACGGAGCAGTATCTTCCATTAAAGAAAGCCCTTTAATCGGAATGAAATCCGAACAGAGACGTGATTTTGTGGAAAATTACTATAAGCAGAAAGGGGTATATGACTATGTTGTTGCAAATTATGAATTTGTAAAAACAAGAAATGTTCTTGATACTCATAATATGTATCTGCAATTTTTAACTTATTTCGGTATTATAGGATTTATTTCATTAATTTTCTTTTTCTTTTTCATTATTCCGAAAAGACTTCTCAGTATTTCTTTTTATAAAAATAGAGAAAAAAATGAAAAAAGTAGTGAATACAGCAAATTTATCGCTCTTGAAATAGCTTTAAAAGCTTCTTACGCTTGTTATTTAATTCAAGGATTGACTGAAATCAATCTGAATAATAAAAGTATTATTTTAGCTTTTTCCGTTTTAATTTATATTTTAAATTTTGTTATTCATAAAAATTTTAAAATGAAACTAAACTAA
- a CDS encoding ParB/RepB/Spo0J family partition protein, whose product MVKKSKNIFEKRNPFSNLNNEKTKNFVKQLEEDENIKTEVLKIKGAEITSINEKILRKIDFSDREFINREITFEKIMETEALRNLAESINEIGIINPVYVIRKEDGKYKILSGFRRLSAVYYGYENIKDFNPAGTKNFIIIPEDAGYEILDKISLHENTLREDLTTLEISMKIWRESRNKKKNAEQIAQEYGISKRTVARYLRVEKYPEQLLEKLDEIKNIRKSDTIFNYLNRTNFENMEKNIEKLSAMEISDIEREIKKLALTVDDNKIIVKKGKKSTSFEIQGRLTDEEIEKIKQIISKRILI is encoded by the coding sequence ATGGTAAAAAAATCAAAAAATATTTTTGAAAAAAGAAATCCTTTTTCCAATTTAAACAATGAAAAAACAAAAAACTTTGTAAAACAGCTGGAAGAAGACGAAAATATAAAAACAGAAGTTCTTAAAATAAAAGGTGCCGAAATAACTTCAATAAATGAAAAAATATTGAGAAAGATAGATTTTTCGGATAGAGAATTTATAAACAGAGAAATAACTTTTGAGAAAATAATGGAAACAGAAGCATTGAGAAATCTGGCTGAATCCATAAACGAAATAGGTATAATAAATCCCGTTTACGTGATTCGGAAAGAGGACGGAAAATACAAAATTTTATCAGGATTCAGAAGACTTTCGGCAGTGTATTACGGTTATGAAAATATAAAAGATTTTAATCCTGCAGGAACAAAAAACTTTATTATTATTCCTGAAGATGCCGGTTACGAGATTCTGGATAAAATTTCTTTACATGAAAATACATTGAGAGAAGACCTTACTACCCTTGAAATATCCATGAAAATATGGAGAGAAAGCAGAAATAAAAAGAAAAATGCCGAACAGATAGCACAGGAGTACGGAATTTCCAAAAGGACCGTTGCGAGATATTTGAGAGTGGAAAAATATCCTGAACAGTTGCTTGAAAAACTTGACGAAATAAAAAACATAAGAAAATCCGACACTATTTTCAACTATCTGAATAGAACAAATTTTGAAAATATGGAAAAAAATATAGAAAAACTTTCTGCAATGGAAATTTCTGATATAGAAAGAGAAATAAAAAAATTGGCACTGACAGTCGATGATAATAAGATTATTGTCAAAAAAGGTAAAAAATCGACGTCATTTGAAATACAGGGAAGACTTACAGACGAAGAAATCGAAAAAATAAAACAAATAATTTCAAAAAGGATTTTAATATAA
- a CDS encoding TMEM164-related integral membrane acyltransferase encodes MKPETLYFSYFSTIHLYSFIASALISIILLIIPKLYKKINLQKYSVFLGIFVLSFKLLDSVYRVLYQYEPVYNTVPIHLCNFAAIAAGVYLITRKRFFFNLLYFLSFGAAFALVLPGVTYYYYPVYVYIFMIMHALEFVGVIYGFVYLKEKITFKGFTGSCIVLLGLFLFSHFYNMRFGTNAMFINDYIAPMVSFIKPFRLYIFVLIISMLFIMFLMYLPFSKRYSKN; translated from the coding sequence TTGAAACCGGAAACTTTATATTTTTCATATTTTAGTACTATTCATTTATACAGTTTTATTGCCTCGGCTTTGATAAGCATAATTCTTCTTATTATTCCGAAATTATATAAAAAGATAAATTTACAAAAGTATTCTGTTTTTTTGGGTATTTTTGTTTTATCATTTAAATTGCTTGATTCAGTATACAGAGTTTTATATCAATACGAACCTGTTTACAATACAGTGCCTATTCATCTTTGCAATTTTGCAGCTATTGCTGCAGGAGTTTACCTGATTACGAGAAAAAGATTTTTCTTTAATTTACTTTATTTTCTCAGTTTTGGAGCAGCTTTTGCTCTTGTTTTACCCGGAGTTACTTATTATTATTATCCTGTTTATGTATATATTTTTATGATTATGCATGCTTTGGAATTTGTAGGAGTTATTTACGGATTTGTGTATTTGAAAGAAAAAATTACTTTTAAAGGATTTACAGGATCTTGTATTGTTCTATTGGGACTGTTCTTATTTTCCCATTTTTATAATATGAGATTCGGTACGAATGCCATGTTTATAAATGATTATATTGCTCCTATGGTGAGTTTTATCAAACCTTTCAGATTATATATTTTTGTTTTAATTATAAGTATGCTGTTTATTATGTTTTTAATGTATTTACCTTTTTCAAAAAGGTATTCAAAAAATTAA
- a CDS encoding Jag family protein: MDKIILNAQNREELDKMIKRTLTLEKDETFKITVIKEPKKILFFNLKGKYQIDIVKKYEIEKNEFKNDRYEKKNFEKFDKFEKKDVRKDKRNNRENFKKEKNEKYGFENKKFSGNRANRNFEQNVNTSGNKENEVKEIRNDDSNYDKIRSFMKEFIVNSKLDLRVVDIKRIGERYVVNVDGKDIRYLIGEKGSTLNSVEYLLSSVKNFKNIRVVIDSNDYKQKREESLRDLARKKGKKVLETGRNVKLNPMSARERKIIHEEISFMKGLKTESVGEEPKRYLVIKRTKD, translated from the coding sequence ATGGATAAAATAATATTAAATGCACAAAACAGAGAAGAACTTGATAAAATGATTAAAAGAACTTTGACTTTGGAAAAAGACGAAACTTTTAAAATAACAGTTATTAAAGAGCCTAAGAAAATATTATTTTTTAATCTTAAAGGAAAATATCAGATTGATATTGTAAAAAAATATGAAATTGAAAAAAATGAATTTAAAAATGACAGATATGAAAAGAAAAATTTTGAAAAATTCGATAAATTTGAGAAAAAAGATGTAAGAAAAGATAAAAGAAATAACAGAGAAAATTTTAAAAAAGAAAAAAATGAAAAATACGGTTTTGAAAATAAAAAGTTTTCAGGAAACAGGGCAAACAGAAACTTTGAACAAAATGTAAATACTTCAGGAAATAAAGAAAATGAAGTAAAAGAAATAAGAAACGATGATTCTAATTATGACAAAATAAGAAGTTTCATGAAAGAATTTATAGTAAATTCAAAACTGGATTTAAGAGTAGTGGACATAAAAAGAATTGGAGAAAGATACGTTGTAAATGTTGACGGAAAAGATATAAGATACTTGATAGGAGAAAAAGGAAGTACATTAAACAGTGTTGAATATTTGCTAAGTTCCGTTAAAAACTTTAAAAATATAAGAGTAGTAATAGATTCCAATGATTATAAGCAGAAAAGAGAAGAATCTTTAAGAGATTTGGCGAGAAAAAAAGGGAAAAAAGTATTGGAAACAGGAAGAAACGTTAAACTTAATCCTATGTCTGCGAGAGAAAGAAAAATAATACATGAAGAAATATCTTTTATGAAAGGTCTGAAAACAGAAAGTGTAGGAGAAGAGCCTAAAAGATATCTGGTAATAAAGAGAACAAAAGATTAA
- a CDS encoding outer membrane beta-barrel protein, with product MKKLLLLGALISSVAMAQVVEVRIGGDLSNSGKFKGGFSDGANLQKKAIKRGIELSAEYRTPVLENFEIGGGISYKHNKVDSKGYYEHKGVDSVPVYFTARYNFKNSSEVTPYVKANLGYAFNSGSLKWFNNSSYYGEAKFKGGLYSGVGAGIQYKNFVADLSYNWNRMRVDRKGYVAPYRYEDKFTLSHGTLTLGLGYSFGF from the coding sequence ATGAAAAAATTATTATTATTAGGAGCTTTAATAAGTTCAGTTGCTATGGCTCAAGTTGTAGAAGTAAGAATCGGAGGAGATTTATCTAATAGCGGAAAATTCAAAGGAGGATTTTCTGACGGTGCTAATCTTCAAAAAAAAGCTATAAAAAGAGGAATTGAACTTTCTGCTGAATACAGAACACCTGTTCTTGAAAACTTTGAAATCGGTGGAGGAATTTCTTATAAACATAATAAAGTAGATTCTAAAGGATACTATGAACATAAAGGTGTAGATTCTGTTCCTGTATACTTTACTGCAAGATATAACTTTAAAAATTCTTCTGAAGTGACTCCTTATGTAAAAGCTAATTTAGGATATGCTTTTAATTCAGGAAGTTTAAAATGGTTCAACAATTCTTCTTATTATGGAGAAGCTAAATTTAAAGGCGGATTATATTCAGGAGTAGGAGCCGGTATCCAATATAAAAACTTTGTAGCTGATTTATCTTATAACTGGAATAGAATGAGAGTAGATAGAAAAGGATATGTTGCTCCATACAGATATGAAGATAAATTTACTCTTAGTCACGGAACTCTTACTTTAGGTTTAGGATACTCATTCGGATTCTAA
- a CDS encoding ParA family protein: MKKIVIANNKGGVAKTTTAYNLASYYAKKGKRILVIDCDPQGNLTDALGVDPNEVDCTILNALMKRNIKEAIIKLPQADNFYLIPSNLESERVNINLSSQLNRESVLKKILREVEDEFDMCIMDTSPSLSILTLNAIVAADSIYLTLRSGYFELRGAGLLISTINEIKEDLNDKLQVKGLILTQYDIRTSLSSDSKEQLEEHFKSTIMKTVIRQNVDLAKAPAHAQDIFDYAPASNGARDYEDLALEVLEREGLEW; this comes from the coding sequence ATGAAAAAAATAGTTATAGCAAATAATAAAGGCGGAGTTGCCAAGACAACAACAGCCTATAATCTGGCTTCCTATTATGCGAAAAAAGGAAAAAGAATTTTGGTAATAGACTGTGATCCTCAGGGAAATCTGACTGATGCTCTGGGAGTGGACCCTAATGAAGTGGACTGTACTATTTTAAATGCTTTAATGAAAAGAAATATAAAAGAAGCAATAATAAAACTTCCTCAAGCGGATAATTTTTATCTTATACCGAGTAACCTTGAAAGTGAAAGGGTGAATATAAATCTGTCTTCTCAACTGAACAGAGAAAGCGTGCTGAAAAAAATATTGAGAGAAGTGGAGGATGAATTTGATATGTGTATAATGGATACTTCTCCTTCATTGTCCATACTTACCCTTAATGCAATAGTTGCTGCGGACAGTATATATCTGACATTGAGATCGGGATATTTTGAATTGAGAGGTGCAGGACTTCTTATTTCGACGATTAACGAGATAAAAGAGGACTTAAACGACAAACTTCAGGTAAAAGGGCTTATACTGACTCAATACGATATAAGAACAAGTTTGTCTTCAGATTCCAAAGAGCAGCTGGAAGAACATTTTAAAAGTACGATTATGAAAACAGTAATAAGACAGAATGTAGATTTGGCAAAGGCTCCGGCACATGCCCAGGACATATTCGACTATGCTCCCGCTTCAAACGGAGCGAGAGATTATGAGGATTTGGCTTTGGAAGTACTGGAAAGAGAGGGATTGGAATGGTAA
- the mnmE gene encoding tRNA uridine-5-carboxymethylaminomethyl(34) synthesis GTPase MnmE: MLFDTIAAISTPKGEGGIGIIRISGDKSFEILSKIFNMKNPNKDLGFYKFNYGFVHDNGKIIDEVMTVRMKAPKTYTCEDIVEINCHGGNLITEKVLELVLKNGARHAEQGEFTKRAFMNGRIDLSQAEAVIDLIQGKTEKSISLSMDQLRGDLKEKINKFKKALLDVTAHVNVVLDYPEEGIDDPLLENLRENLEKVYKEANILIESYDKGKKIKEGIKTVIVGKPNVGKSTLLNSLLKEERAIVTHIPGTTRDIIEEIINIKGIPLVLVDTAGIRKTEDIVENIGVEKSKQFIEKADLILLVLDASKELEKEDIEVIEKIKENNKKTIVLLNKIDLERKIDLSNYDLENILKISAKDNIGIDEMEEKIYSYIVEEDVENTSEKLIITNIRHKTALEKTKEAVNNIFETIDNGMPMDLISVDLKEALDALSEITGEISSEDILDHVFGNFCVGK, translated from the coding sequence ATGTTATTTGATACGATAGCTGCCATTTCCACTCCTAAGGGAGAAGGGGGAATAGGAATAATAAGAATATCGGGAGATAAATCATTTGAAATTTTAAGCAAAATATTTAATATGAAAAACCCAAATAAAGATTTGGGTTTTTATAAATTTAATTACGGATTTGTCCACGATAACGGGAAAATAATAGATGAAGTTATGACCGTAAGAATGAAAGCCCCTAAAACATATACTTGTGAAGATATAGTCGAGATAAACTGTCACGGGGGAAATCTTATAACCGAAAAAGTTCTCGAACTGGTTTTAAAAAACGGAGCAAGACACGCGGAACAGGGAGAATTTACAAAAAGAGCTTTTATGAACGGGAGAATAGATTTATCACAGGCTGAAGCGGTTATAGATCTGATACAGGGGAAGACTGAAAAAAGTATCTCTCTTTCAATGGATCAGCTGAGAGGGGATTTGAAGGAAAAAATAAATAAGTTTAAAAAGGCTTTACTTGATGTAACAGCCCATGTAAATGTAGTCCTCGATTATCCCGAAGAAGGGATAGACGATCCTCTGCTTGAAAATCTGAGAGAAAATCTTGAAAAAGTATATAAAGAAGCGAATATCCTTATAGAATCTTACGATAAAGGGAAAAAGATAAAAGAAGGTATAAAAACCGTAATAGTCGGAAAGCCTAACGTTGGAAAGTCGACTTTGCTTAATTCTCTTTTAAAAGAAGAAAGAGCCATTGTAACTCATATTCCCGGAACGACAAGGGATATAATAGAAGAAATAATAAATATAAAAGGGATTCCCCTTGTTCTCGTGGATACAGCGGGAATAAGAAAAACTGAAGATATAGTGGAAAATATCGGTGTAGAAAAATCTAAACAGTTTATAGAAAAAGCCGATTTGATACTGCTTGTACTGGACGCATCCAAAGAGCTTGAAAAAGAAGACATTGAAGTTATAGAAAAAATAAAGGAAAATAACAAAAAAACAATAGTTTTATTAAATAAAATAGATTTGGAAAGAAAAATAGATTTAAGTAATTATGACTTGGAAAATATACTGAAAATATCGGCTAAAGACAATATAGGAATAGACGAAATGGAAGAAAAAATATATTCTTACATTGTGGAAGAAGATGTGGAAAATACTTCGGAAAAATTGATAATTACAAATATAAGACATAAAACGGCTCTTGAAAAAACAAAAGAAGCTGTAAACAATATTTTTGAAACAATAGATAACGGAATGCCTATGGATCTTATATCTGTAGACTTGAAAGAGGCATTGGATGCTTTGTCCGAAATTACGGGAGAAATTTCTTCGGAAGATATACTGGATCATGTTTTCGGAAATTTCTGCGTAGGGAAATAA
- the mnmG gene encoding tRNA uridine-5-carboxymethylaminomethyl(34) synthesis enzyme MnmG, producing MNKNYDVIVVGAGHAGVEAALAASRLGLKTALFTIYLDNIAMMSCNPSIGGPGKSHLVSELGMLGGEIARHIDNYNLQLKNLNHTKGLASRITRAQADKYRYRIKMREVLEKQENLDIIQGIVADLMLENGEIRGVEDKLGVKYGAKAVILCTGTFLKGQFIIGDVKYSAGRQGEPSSDELPDKLAEYGFELDRYQTATPPRIDKRTIDFSKTQELKGEEKPRYFSYETEKEYNPVLPTWLTFTTEKTIETGKEMLKYSPIVTGIVSTKGPRHCPSLDRKILNFPEKTDHQIFLEQESVESNEIYVNGFTTAMPPFAQEAMLKTIAGLENAKILRYGYAVEYNFIPAYQLNLTLETKVIKGLYTAGTINGTSGYEEAACQGFIAGVNAARRILGKEEIVIDRSEGYIGVLIDDIINKKTPEPYRVLPSRAEYRLTLRQDNIFIRLLEKSKEIGLLSKKKLEELEKAKNQIDEETERLKTITVYPTKETNEKLKELGKIFNQKNNNEEKTVNSTNSPVSAFEFLARKEIIYDNLSEFIETKEFSPIVKEQIEINAKYNVFIEREKTQIEKFKKLEEMKIPENIDYEKIRGLSNIAVSGLTYGKPHTVGQASRISGVTYNDIGILIANISSFLEKK from the coding sequence ATGAATAAAAATTATGATGTAATAGTAGTGGGAGCAGGTCATGCAGGAGTGGAGGCAGCTCTTGCAGCTTCACGACTCGGACTTAAAACTGCTCTTTTTACAATTTATCTTGATAATATAGCTATGATGTCATGTAATCCCTCTATAGGCGGTCCGGGGAAAAGTCATCTTGTTTCGGAACTCGGAATGCTGGGCGGAGAAATAGCAAGGCATATAGATAACTATAATTTGCAGCTTAAAAATCTCAATCATACAAAAGGACTTGCTTCGAGAATAACAAGAGCCCAAGCCGATAAATACAGATACAGAATAAAAATGAGAGAAGTCCTTGAAAAACAGGAAAATCTTGATATTATTCAGGGAATTGTTGCGGATTTGATGTTGGAAAATGGTGAAATTAGAGGAGTAGAAGACAAATTAGGTGTAAAATACGGAGCAAAAGCTGTTATACTTTGTACAGGAACATTTTTAAAAGGGCAATTTATAATAGGGGACGTGAAATATTCGGCAGGACGTCAGGGAGAGCCTTCAAGTGACGAATTGCCTGATAAACTTGCAGAATACGGCTTTGAACTGGACAGATACCAGACAGCAACACCTCCGAGAATAGACAAAAGAACGATCGACTTTTCAAAAACTCAGGAATTAAAAGGAGAAGAAAAGCCGAGATATTTTTCCTACGAGACTGAAAAAGAATACAATCCTGTTTTACCTACATGGCTTACGTTTACTACTGAAAAAACAATAGAAACAGGAAAAGAAATGTTAAAATATTCTCCCATAGTAACGGGAATAGTCAGCACGAAGGGACCAAGACATTGTCCGTCACTGGACAGAAAAATACTTAATTTCCCTGAAAAAACCGATCATCAGATATTTCTTGAACAGGAATCAGTTGAATCCAACGAAATATACGTGAACGGATTTACCACTGCAATGCCTCCTTTTGCTCAGGAAGCGATGTTGAAAACAATAGCAGGACTGGAGAATGCAAAAATATTAAGATACGGCTATGCAGTAGAGTATAACTTTATACCTGCATATCAGTTAAATCTTACTCTTGAAACAAAGGTCATAAAAGGACTTTATACAGCAGGAACTATAAACGGAACGAGCGGCTATGAAGAAGCTGCCTGTCAGGGATTTATTGCAGGAGTGAATGCAGCGAGAAGAATATTAGGAAAAGAAGAAATAGTTATTGACAGAAGTGAAGGATATATAGGAGTCCTTATAGATGATATAATAAATAAAAAAACTCCGGAACCTTACAGAGTGCTGCCGTCAAGAGCAGAATACAGGCTGACTTTAAGACAGGATAATATATTTATAAGACTTCTTGAAAAATCCAAAGAAATAGGGCTACTAAGCAAAAAGAAACTGGAAGAGCTTGAAAAGGCAAAAAATCAGATAGATGAAGAAACAGAAAGATTAAAAACCATAACTGTTTATCCGACAAAAGAAACAAACGAAAAGTTGAAAGAGCTCGGAAAAATATTTAATCAGAAAAATAATAATGAGGAAAAAACCGTAAACAGTACAAACAGTCCTGTTTCGGCATTTGAATTTTTAGCAAGAAAAGAGATAATTTACGACAATTTATCCGAATTTATTGAAACAAAAGAGTTTTCCCCTATTGTAAAAGAACAGATAGAAATAAATGCGAAATATAATGTATTTATTGAAAGAGAAAAAACTCAGATAGAAAAATTTAAAAAACTTGAAGAAATGAAAATCCCTGAAAATATTGATTATGAAAAGATAAGAGGATTAAGTAACATAGCTGTATCTGGATTAACTTACGGAAAACCTCATACAGTAGGTCAGGCAAGTCGTATAAGCGGAGTTACTTATAACGATATAGGAATTTTAATTGCTAATATATCTTCTTTTTTAGAAAAAAAGTAG